Proteins encoded within one genomic window of Candidatus Eisenbacteria bacterium:
- a CDS encoding PBP1A family penicillin-binding protein, whose amino-acid sequence MAAKRFPWKLFFSVVVIAVFGSAGVVFGVVQWLRKDMVSPQSLTAIQPPVKTLVFDARGRVLHEFYKENRSPVPLKQIPRHLVNATIATEDRSFYQHWGVDLWGVARAAVTDILHMRRAQGGSTITQQLARNVLGTHERTWSRKLRETVFAIELERNYTKDQILELYFNQIYFGEGAYGVETAAKTYFGKALRELTLPEAALLAGIPANPSLYSPRRRPAAARARRAKVLRNMLATRAITQVEFDNAMAQPLGVTPMRYSNDRAPYFVEMVRLHLDEKYGSSAVYEGGLRVYTTLDMDLQSIADRAVEKQLSSLEARLKPKATLAKYVPLESDSARAGQKTPYLQGALAAIDPRTGYVRALVGGREWNHSNFNRATQARRQPGSAFKPFVYVAAMDNGFRPTDIIVDEPVSFPGGNGELYQPGNYDRQFRGPVTLRYALQQSINIPAIKLLRKVGTSLVGSYARRMGIRSPIGQNLSLALGSSEVTLLELTSAYGVFANRGIRNDPLFVLKVEDKNGTILEKSSPRPIEVLSEETASVMTSMLQSVMDHGTGYPSRAMGFLNPAAGKTGTMDEYMDAWFVGYTPNLVCGVWVGYDEKKPIGPSMTGAAAALPAWTDFMVGAVRGRPVEDFPMPAGSTSREICAETGMLATANCPGVTTEIFNEGAEPTEACSSHPGPLLKPTGPGMPPQNPGRIEDHDTERQRPAPVSAAGTH is encoded by the coding sequence ATGGCGGCCAAGCGGTTCCCATGGAAGCTGTTCTTCTCCGTGGTCGTCATCGCCGTCTTCGGCTCCGCCGGGGTGGTCTTCGGCGTCGTCCAGTGGCTCCGCAAGGACATGGTGTCCCCGCAGTCGCTGACCGCCATCCAGCCACCCGTGAAGACACTCGTCTTCGACGCGCGAGGGCGGGTCCTTCACGAGTTCTACAAGGAGAACCGCTCTCCGGTCCCCCTGAAGCAGATCCCTCGGCACCTGGTGAACGCCACGATCGCCACCGAGGACCGAAGCTTCTACCAGCACTGGGGTGTAGATCTCTGGGGCGTCGCCCGCGCGGCCGTCACGGACATCCTCCACATGCGTCGCGCGCAGGGAGGCAGCACGATCACGCAGCAGCTTGCCCGCAACGTGCTCGGCACCCACGAGCGCACCTGGAGCCGCAAGCTGCGCGAGACCGTGTTCGCCATCGAGCTCGAGCGCAACTACACCAAGGACCAGATCCTCGAGCTCTACTTCAATCAGATCTACTTCGGTGAGGGAGCCTATGGCGTCGAGACGGCCGCCAAGACCTACTTCGGGAAGGCCCTGCGCGAGCTGACCCTCCCGGAAGCCGCCTTGCTGGCCGGGATTCCCGCGAACCCCAGCCTGTATTCACCGCGCCGCCGTCCTGCGGCCGCGCGGGCACGCCGCGCCAAGGTGCTGCGCAACATGCTGGCGACGCGCGCCATCACGCAGGTGGAATTCGACAACGCGATGGCCCAGCCGCTCGGCGTCACTCCGATGCGCTACAGCAACGACCGCGCGCCCTACTTCGTGGAGATGGTCCGGCTGCACCTGGACGAGAAGTACGGCTCGAGCGCGGTCTACGAAGGCGGACTCCGCGTGTACACGACGCTGGACATGGATCTCCAGTCGATCGCGGATCGAGCGGTGGAGAAGCAGTTGTCCTCGCTCGAGGCGCGGCTCAAGCCCAAGGCGACACTGGCAAAGTATGTCCCGCTGGAAAGCGACAGTGCTCGCGCCGGCCAGAAGACGCCTTATCTGCAAGGCGCGCTGGCGGCGATCGACCCTCGGACGGGCTACGTTCGCGCACTGGTCGGCGGCCGCGAGTGGAATCACAGCAACTTCAATCGGGCGACGCAGGCGCGGAGGCAGCCCGGATCGGCGTTCAAGCCGTTCGTGTACGTCGCGGCCATGGACAACGGCTTCCGGCCCACCGACATCATCGTCGACGAGCCGGTGAGCTTCCCTGGCGGGAATGGAGAGCTCTATCAGCCGGGGAACTACGACCGGCAGTTTCGAGGTCCCGTCACACTGCGCTATGCGCTGCAGCAATCCATCAACATTCCGGCCATCAAGCTGCTGCGCAAAGTGGGGACCTCCCTGGTGGGAAGCTACGCGCGCCGCATGGGCATTCGCAGCCCGATCGGCCAGAACCTGTCGCTCGCGCTGGGCAGCAGCGAGGTGACCCTGCTCGAGCTGACCAGCGCCTATGGCGTGTTCGCCAATCGGGGGATCCGCAACGATCCGCTGTTCGTGCTGAAGGTCGAAGACAAGAACGGAACCATCCTCGAGAAGAGCTCTCCCCGACCGATCGAAGTGCTCTCCGAAGAGACCGCGTCGGTGATGACGTCGATGCTCCAGAGCGTAATGGATCACGGGACCGGTTATCCCTCTCGTGCGATGGGGTTCCTGAACCCGGCGGCGGGAAAGACGGGAACGATGGACGAATACATGGACGCCTGGTTCGTGGGCTATACACCCAACCTGGTGTGCGGCGTGTGGGTGGGCTACGACGAGAAGAAGCCCATCGGTCCGTCGATGACCGGCGCCGCAGCGGCGCTCCCCGCCTGGACGGATTTCATGGTCGGTGCGGTGCGCGGGCGCCCGGTCGAGGACTTCCCCATGCCCGCAGGCTCGACCTCGCGTGAGATCTGCGCGGAAACGGGAATGCTGGCGACGGCGAACTGCCCCGGCGTGACCACCGAGATCTTCAACGAGGGGGCGGAGCCCACAGAGGCTTGCTCCTCACACCCCGGGCCGCTGCTCAAGCCAACCGGACCAGGAATGCCTCCGCAGAATCCTGGCCGCATCGAGGACCACGACACCGAGCGTCAGCGTCCGGCTCCGGTCAGCGCCGCCGGCACGCACTGA
- the tyrS gene encoding tyrosine--tRNA ligase yields MMKAEQQFEILSAGVDEVLPEGALLERLREAEREARPLRVKQGFDPTAPDIHLGHTVGLRKLRQFQDLGHQVVLIVGDCTGMVGDPSGRSKTRPQLLREDIEANASTYLDQFYRVLERDPAPPRRAVEVHRNGEWFDGMGFMEILELSSKFTVSQLLERDDFGKRFQAEQPISLHELLYPIMQGYDSVAIRADVELGATEQKFNLLVGRELQRVNGQAPQIIMTLPVLPGLDGVQRMSKSLRNYVGVTDAPADMFGKIMSLPDGVMGLYWRLVSGLDRLELQEIEQELADPSTHPMEMKKRLAERIVTLYHGAEAAARGRLDFEKQFSRKETPEDLEVFGTGQGTSDRLSIVDLTVASGIAPSRSAARRLVEQGAVDVDGSRIASWEATVDGRVEHVLRVGRKMKRYVPDGIFKGSGSRAKSTGSKEGL; encoded by the coding sequence ATGATGAAAGCAGAACAACAGTTCGAGATTCTTTCAGCCGGCGTGGACGAAGTGCTGCCCGAGGGAGCGTTGCTCGAAAGGCTGCGCGAAGCCGAGCGTGAGGCCCGGCCCCTGCGGGTGAAGCAAGGATTCGACCCCACCGCGCCGGACATCCATCTCGGGCATACCGTCGGACTCCGGAAGTTGAGGCAGTTCCAGGACCTCGGCCACCAGGTGGTGCTCATCGTAGGTGACTGCACGGGGATGGTGGGAGACCCGAGCGGACGTAGCAAAACGCGACCACAGCTGTTGCGTGAAGACATCGAGGCCAATGCCTCGACATACCTCGACCAGTTCTACCGCGTGCTCGAAAGGGACCCCGCACCGCCCCGGCGAGCGGTCGAAGTCCACCGGAACGGTGAGTGGTTCGATGGCATGGGCTTCATGGAGATCCTCGAGCTCTCGAGCAAATTCACGGTGTCTCAACTGCTCGAGCGCGACGACTTCGGCAAGCGCTTCCAGGCCGAGCAGCCGATCTCCCTCCACGAGCTCCTCTATCCGATCATGCAGGGTTACGACTCGGTGGCGATTCGTGCCGATGTCGAGCTCGGCGCGACCGAGCAGAAGTTCAATCTGCTGGTTGGGCGCGAGCTGCAGCGCGTCAACGGCCAGGCACCGCAGATCATCATGACGCTCCCCGTTCTCCCGGGACTCGACGGGGTCCAGAGGATGAGCAAGAGCCTGCGCAACTATGTCGGAGTCACCGATGCTCCAGCGGACATGTTCGGGAAGATCATGAGCCTGCCGGACGGGGTGATGGGGCTTTACTGGCGATTGGTCTCCGGGCTCGATCGACTGGAGCTCCAGGAGATCGAGCAGGAGCTCGCTGATCCAAGCACGCATCCCATGGAAATGAAGAAGCGCCTGGCCGAGCGCATCGTGACTCTGTATCACGGAGCCGAAGCGGCGGCTCGCGGCCGCCTGGATTTCGAGAAGCAGTTCAGTCGCAAGGAAACTCCGGAAGACCTCGAAGTCTTCGGAACGGGTCAGGGGACCTCGGATCGCCTCAGCATCGTCGACCTGACGGTGGCGAGCGGTATCGCGCCATCGAGGAGTGCGGCCCGGCGACTGGTCGAACAGGGCGCCGTGGACGTGGACGGATCTCGGATCGCCTCGTGGGAAGCCACCGTGGACGGGCGGGTCGAGCACGTCCTCCGCGTGGGAAGAAAGATGAAACGCTATGTCCCCGACGGCATCTTCAAGGGGTCAGGATCCCGGGCCAAATCGACCGGCAGCAAAGAGGGTCTTTAA